The following are encoded in a window of Massilia sp. R2A-15 genomic DNA:
- a CDS encoding BrnA antitoxin family protein: MSGKLRNSPTEWVDPDDAPELTAEFFDKGTPMIGDREVSFEEFARAARKAVPIDKIPVMVHIDVDILDAFRATGDGWQDRMNQAMREWMILNLR; the protein is encoded by the coding sequence ATGAGCGGGAAATTGCGCAATTCGCCCACAGAGTGGGTTGATCCGGACGATGCACCTGAACTGACGGCGGAGTTTTTCGATAAGGGAACGCCTATGATTGGCGATCGCGAGGTATCGTTTGAGGAATTTGCTCGCGCCGCCAGGAAGGCCGTACCGATAGACAAGATACCGGTAATGGTTCACATAGATGTCGATATTCTCGACGCATTCAGGGCAACCGGTGATGGGTGGCAGGACAGGATGAATCAGGCGATGCGTGAGTGGATGATATTGAACC